aattttatttctcaagattgaaattattatttataagttattttttccatacaaattattattataaattattattaattattacttataaaccattttctcaatatatttatgtaaaatattacacaaagtttcaatcttacaattaataatattttataattgtgactacatcaaattattatttaaccaatacaataatttcaattaataaaattctttatatacattGAGCTTATTCATTTTGTAGAAAGGTTTGTGGGGCACGTAAAAAAGAttcatgcaaaattttatgaagCCTTTGAGCTTTGTGCAATCCAAGTCCAGGACATAGGGCCAGTGTATTGGGTTGTGTTTTTACAATATCAGCCAATGTGCCAAAAGTTGTTAGAAGAGTCGTTGCATCAGTTTTATTGATAGATCTTACTGTTGTTAAAGCATTAACCAactagaataaataaatatgtatatatatatattttttactaagcatatctaaaaaaatgtagaataattaCCTTTTGATAGGGTGCTATATTACTGCGTTCCATAATATCATCAGGGGGTTTAGTCTCGTATCTTTTGTAGGTCTCAATAATTTTTCCTGCATCCTCTGTACTCCATGCTAACATTATTGTCATGTCTGCCAGAATGGATATTCTTGTTAAATGTTTCAAAGCATGATGAGGATCAGCAACATCAATCTAATtacataacataaaaaattttagtttaaacaacaaaagattatttaatttatatatacatatatgtaaaactcaagaatttgtaatttgaataaaaataaattatatataattacatatacaattatatttatatttttatatttaaatatataaaaaatgatgtatgtatattatatacatatataatgtatttataaattaatcaaacatttatataatatacaataaatatgtatatttacctGCACAAGGAGTATTCGCAAGTTGTAAGCATTGCCTAATAATTTGAGTCTCTCATGAATATAATCAGGATTAAGTTGATGATAAcgaatagataaaaaaagagcGCATGTAGTTTTTCCCATTACATAGTCCGGTACAATGTCGGAATACTCCCATGGaacatttgttataaatttaagaagtGGATTACCCTTCTGTAaagacattaatttttataatttttttaaattttatttataaatgctaGCCTATACCTCAAAGTAgccttta
This Anoplolepis gracilipes chromosome 12, ASM4749672v1, whole genome shotgun sequence DNA region includes the following protein-coding sequences:
- the Ercc1 gene encoding DNA excision repair protein ERCC-1, encoding MSNLTTDNTEDLNNVSAPKQARITSFQSAFSNLKKSEFFKEQLPVPETSAATVSHRTNAVLVNPKQKGNPLLKFITNVPWEYSDIVPDYVMGKTTCALFLSIRYHQLNPDYIHERLKLLGNAYNLRILLVQIDVADPHHALKHLTRISILADMTIMLAWSTEDAGKIIETYKRYETKPPDDIMERSNIAPYQKLVNALTTVRSINKTDATTLLTTFGTLADIVKTQPNTLALCPGLGLHKAQRLHKILHESFLRAPQTFLQNE